From Microtus pennsylvanicus isolate mMicPen1 chromosome 10, mMicPen1.hap1, whole genome shotgun sequence, one genomic window encodes:
- the LOC142858210 gene encoding large ribosomal subunit protein eL37, producing MTKGTSSFGKRRNKTHTLCRRCGSKAYHLQKSTCGKCGYPAKRKRKYNWSAKAKRRNTTGTGRMRHLKIVYRRFRHGFREGTTPKPKRAAVAASSSS from the coding sequence ATGACGAAAGGAACGTCATCCTTCGGAAAGCGTCGCAACAAGACGCACACATTGTGCCGCCGCTGTGGCTCTAAGGCCTACCACCTTCAGAAGTCTACCTGTGGCAAATGCGGCTACCCTGCCAAGCGCAAGAGAAAGTATAACTGGAGTGCCAAGGCTAAGAGACGAAACACTACCGGGACTGGGCGGATGAGGCATCTAAAAATTGTCTACCGAAGATTCAGGCATGGATTCCGTGAAGGGACAACCCCTAAACCCAAGAGGGCAGCTGTTGCAGCATCCAGTTCATCTTGA